The nucleotide sequence aacaAGGGGAAAACCTCAACGCGTGACGACGACAAAGTGTCACGTCGTCTTGATGACGGTTGgcaaaaagtccaaaaacattacaaaatcaGGTGAcgtctaaaaaaatgtcaagtatTTGCCTGAGATGAACAAAAATCGCGTTTGGATGCCATGTCTTGACAGGACAAGAAGACGAGACGTTTTAAAAGCTGCACAAATGGACTTCCTCTTCCTTGTTTTGTAGCTTATTGGGTACACAGCTGCTAAATTAAGCTCGCCGCTAGCTTTagcttcaaaacaaacaaatgacggAACCGCGCAACTAGCGAGCGCAAGACAAggtggaggtaaaaaaaatcctactaaGAATAAAAACATCACCAGGAAACACATCGACGGCGATTCCGATGTTGCGAAATCGCTGAATCTCCCGTCGGAGAATGGCGGACCGCAGAGCAGCTGAGATAAAGTTCACTCCAACGTATCTTCTGATATTGCTTACCCTTACTCGCTATCTGGAAGCCTCCGTTGGCATTGAGGGGATTTATGGGCTCACAAGGTAACATCGctcagtgtgtgtatgtgtgtgaatttgtgcgttgttttatttttacgtGACCTGACCTGTTGTTTACTGACGCCATTTCTAATCAGCTGATCACAGCTGAAGTGTAGCGTGTCGGCGTTAACGCATCGTTGCGCTCAACCTTGAAAATGTGACGcgattgataaaaaaaacaacaacaaaaaatgtgcaGAAAGCCTTGGCGGATCTTGACTTGAAATCCTCCACAACACTTGTTTGATGTGTGCTTCTGCAGTTTCATCTGATGAGATGAGCGTGCGTGCTGGCCAGGGGAGCGATGAGGTGCTGGTCTCTCAGGCCGTTTGGGACTACCTGGCCGCCGCCGGTAGGCCTTGGCTTCTCGACTTCCAGCACAAGCAGGGCATGAACGCCGGTATCGTCCGGCGAGGCGAGAGAGGGGGCTGCTGCGCCGTCAGACTGCAGCCGGCGCTGGGCGCCAGTCCCGCTGGCGTGGCGGATGCACGGGTTTCCACTGAGACGCGCAAAGCCTTCATCGATCTGTGCCGCTGTGCCCGCAAAGAAATGAGTAAGCAGGACGGCGGACCCAAGCGAAAACGCACCCTATTGCCCTGGAGGGGAGAGCTGGAGTCCAACGACGAGGGCGGCCCCATCCAGGTGGCGGCCCAGCCTCCGCCCCGCCGCTCCCAGAGACAACAACAGAAGTTTCGCAAGTCTGCGGACGAAGAAGCCCTCTCCGTTCTCCACGAGGCGACCCACCGGATAGACTGCGCGGCGACTTCTCACAATGACCctgacgacgacgacgccgcCTCTTGCTCTATCTGTATGGGAGACATTGTGGACAAGAGCACCCTGGAGAAGTGCGGCCACTCCTTCTGCCGGAATTGCCTGGATCAAGCTTTCAAGGTGAAGAAGGCCTGCCCCGTGTGTCGTCTGGTTTACGGTCAGCTGATCGGTAACCAGCCTGCCAATGGCACAATGATTGTCGAGCGGGATTCTACCCTGCATCTCCCAGGTCATGAGGCCTACGGGTGTATCTGCATCATTTACAGCTTCCCTGCTGGCTTACAAGCGGTGAGTACCCAACTGGATGGTGGGATTGCATGGAACACTAGGATGTGGGAAATGCACTGATTAACCATGCAACAAAAATATGATTCGATATGTTATTGATGGAGCGTGTTGTATACTCTTGTTGCCACCAGCCAGAACATCCAAACCCGGGTGTGCGGTACCCAGGAACTGACCGTCTGGCCTACCTCCCAGACAGCCCCGATGGAAACCGCGTGCTGGGTCTGCTGCGCCGGGCCTTTGAGCAGCGCCTTACTTTCACCGTCGGTACCTCCATGACGACAGGCTTGCAAAATGTCATCACCTGGAATGACATCCACCACAAGACCTTAATATGGGGCGGGCCCCGCTGGTACGTATTAATAAGCTTTTAGTCACTTGGTACCAATGATATTTAAAGGCCCACTTTCACCTCGGGGCTGAATTTCATAGATTTGACTACACTGAGCCACAATCctgtaaaaaataaacccaaaaaagtGCTAAATGTAATTTTAGTCACATTTTTCTGTTGCCTAGGAAGCCAGAGTCAATTTCAGGGAGTGCGTTGTGTAGAGGAAGTTTCAATTTCAATTCTGTGGCAACTagcgtttttgttttgtaacgagaaattatataattttatcgGAAAAATGGTTAAAACGTGTTGTGTTGGTCTGAACGGTTACATAAATTATTTGATAGTTGTGGCTTTGTGAGTTATTTATTTCCAAAGGTTTTTGACAAGATTATATCGTTTATTTAGTGTGTAAAAATTTGTGATAGTGGGTCTTTAAAGTACACACTGGCCAGATAGAGGACAatataattttttgttgttttttgtttgtgtgcctgtatttttaccatttgaaaaacatttttgtcctTTTCAGTTTTGGCTACCCAGATCCCACTTACTTGGTGCGGGTGACAGAGGAGCTCCGAGAGAAAGGCATCACTGCTGACTGAAATCAAAGGGCTTTCATTGCTGGAATGGAGTGTGTCACATCAAGATGATGGCAGGTTGTGCTATTTCTCTTGAAGATTGGGAGCTGGTCCTCAGCAGACAGGTGCTGCTGCTATAGCAGCAGATTTCATGCTCCCCGCCTGAGTTGACTTGAATTCCGCGCTACTGCGTGTGGAAGGCGACAGCGAGTCTCACTATCTGCCACTTGTTTGCTTTGGCAATAGCACTTGTTGCACTTGctgtatattttctttgtcaaacACTCTTGCTTTCATGAAGCCCTGTTTTTCTCCAGGATGTTTATTTCTGCTCATGAAATTGCCTCATTTTTCTAAGCACACAGTTGTCCCCTTGTTGgcttaagtcttaaattgtgTATTCTTTCTGAGATGACGGTGTAATTGCGTCACTAAAAAAGAATTAAGCAATGGGATGCACTTGAAGGCACTTTCTTTGCACCTAttttcttccagtttttttccagCAGCAGTCTGTAGTTGCTTGATGTCATTAATTCAGAATAAATTTCTCCCCACCGGGTCCATCTTCAACTAAAATGGGGAGGATGTACGTAGTTAGGTGGCTCTCGAGTCATTTGTCACTATGTCTCACAGGTACTGAGCCCATATGACCTAGATGTTAGTCCTGTGCTCATCTAATTACCAGTTACCAGATTTATGAAGATGTCAAATATGAAGGGCATATTAGCCACTAAACCAAATCAAAAGGCACAAAAGCTCTTTAAGAAAAATTTATTCTATGCCTCTGTCCCTGTCAGACTGGGAGATTTACCTGCTAAAGCACTCATTTTAAatgttgtgtatatatatattcttctaGATTGCTCTAtgatatcatacctgtcaactggtacgttctcgccgtaattggtacaactgaaagcccatttttatattggtacgctgtacacatgaaaatggtacgctaaacggtgattttgagaaaaaaaaataaattaaggctgcggcactttctagccatttttcaccatccgccattgtttcttcccggaaacgcatgtctgccaagtgatatatgtaccggcgcctctgattggctaaaaaaaaaagatcatgataaacatttcgttttgtaacactttcaccatgtgatttccgtttcctgttcccttgtttatgtttactttcattttcacttgttgttcgtgattttttacaaaaaagtaaagtggtaagattttccatgtatttatacatatatgtaagggcgaaaacaaaatttggtaagatcacaaatggttcgaggttgacaggtatgtgataTGCAGTTTGGGAAAACGATGAGAAAATTTAGGCGCAAATTTGAATTTTTCTGATGTAGAATGTGGATTATTTTGTGGTGCCTTTTGATATTAATTGGAGTCCAAGAATGTTTTGGGTGTATTCACATGTTTGCTAAACATTGTAGCAGAGGTAGTGTCACAATTTCACTTTTGCTTAAGTGGGTCACACTTTgaatttttgtgacaaaaaaagacttacctGACAATGAAAAAATGGCCATTGGTAAATTTACAGTTTATCTGATAATTGTTTTAGTTAAAAGATGTGATGCATGCAGAGCCATGCCAACTACTATCCAAAATTAGTTAAAAACATTCCAGGATAGTAAATTGATAAATAATCTTTGTTTTGCTGAATTAGTGAgcaatgtaacaaaaaaaacactgcaaaaaaattagaaaccaagttttatttttgcactttgcCATACTTTTAAATAGCACTTGCTTTGCCTGtttgtttgattattttgttgttgttgttttttttaaatgggaccacaaaaaaatatgaaatgtttcCCCTAGTGCCCAGGCATACTCTCCCATTTAAATGAAGTTTAGGGATATTTTGAGCCTGAAATCTTATAATTCACTGATCACTTGCATTCCTCCCATGTGTTTTTGTTCAAGGGACCAACTGATTTTTTGGACACAAGATTGTAGTTTTGCAAAAGCTACGGTGTAAAAATTTCTATGCATAATATTATGGAAGCATGAAAGGAGCTTATACAAGCTTACAGATGGATACGATTGCAATTTTGCTTCTTTGTCAATGGTACCTTGTTGATTTTCTGAATAATGTGctttacattttaatacttgAATAAACATTTTGTTTGGCAATGTGTGAAATATTTAATGGCTCTTCTAAACTACACTAAAATGAATCCACGTTTCCTGTATTCGGGAGGtaaaaaatacttgttttttcccccacacaTATACTACACTGAATTATAACCACATGATATTGTAAATCCGTGGCTGGTGGTCTATCTTTTCCGGGATTGGCCCGCTACCAATCCAGGGTGTTTCCCACCTCCTGCCCATACTTGGTTCTAGGttctagcaccccccacaacccttgataggataagcggtatggcaAATGAATATTTAGGTCTAAAATCTCAGTATACCCTATAACTGGTGTTATTAATAATTAAATTGATGTCTTGGATGACATGACTCATTTGTAAACCGTAAATTGACATATTCTAAAGCGGCAAAAGTTAAAATTGAGATGAGATTTATTATAATTTcatggttgaaaaaaaatgcgtaaaaaaaaaaaagtataaaattaaGTTAAGTCAAAAGTTGTGTGATTTCCTGCTCCTGAGGCTATAACGAGGATGGACCTGGTCAACCTGTTTGTCTTCCACCAGGATGCTGTAGACCACCGGCGAGGAAGCAGAGTAAGTAGAGCGCCGACGAGAATATCGGGCTGGACTCGCTGAGGCATCATGGGTAATGATAGGCTGCACTGACATGTCTCCCACTGTTGTGACCAGCGTACTTCTCTGGAGGCTATCGGAGCTCCAACctgcgcacatacacacacactttggtTATTGCTCTGCCCGCTGCCATAAGTGGAAGTTTTGAACTGACCAATGATTGACAGGTGCGCCTGATCCGATACATCTGTGCTTGGAGAGACTAATGTGCTGCCCTCTTCTTCGTTTATTTCTTTCTTCACAAGTGTCTGCTTTCGTCCTACCTGTAAAAAAACAGCtatgtttcacttttttttaattttttttattcaacacATTTGACCTAAGAACGTTTCTTACCTTCACTTGTAACTGGGGTTCTTCAGTCTGTTTAATTTGGCCAAAACTTTCTGTGGACATAGACACTTTATTTTCTCTGACTCGGtttaatgacattattttttatttctcagTGGTAAAACAAATAGCAAAGCTGCCTTGTAAAGTACAGTGTAATCCACAAACTGACCTGCTTTCTGCAGCGTCTCCTGCAGGCGACATTGCGTTTCTTGGAGCTGCTTCAGGACCAGAAGACTCTGCTGATTGGGGTCAATGTATCGCATGCACACCCAGAGGAGAAGAAGCACCGCCACGGCCACCATGAACTTCCGCAAAATGGTGACATAAAAACTGACCATCTCCTGCAGATGCAAACCACTTGTTACACAAACGCGAGTGCAACCATCAGGgccttcacacacacaccatgTGTTTGTGTTCAGGATAATCAGAAGTGGTCACAAATTGGTAGATCTTTCTCTCCGTATAGAAGTTCAAACCCACCAGGGCCATCAAGGAAAACCTGCAAACACAGAAAACAGGATGTATGCCAGGTTACTCATCGGCGCTAGGAATTCTGGAGGAGATACCTGGCTTTGGAAGAGCGCTGGGTGGAGGTGAGAAGAAAGGAGGCAAAGAGGGCCGCGGCATTGTACAAGCAAGACGTGATGCTGTGAGCCTCCATCATCAAGAAGTTTTGCAGGAAGGACACTCTGGTGAAGAGTTCTGAGAGCGCCACCTGCTGCTCTTTAGAGACAATGCTCAGTTCGGAGAACATTGACCGAAGACCTGTAGAATTCATGCCATATTGACAGTCATGTCCCTAAAAGTTGTTTACAGAGGTACACAGTGGTGTCTTATAGTTCAACATTTCCCTTGAAATGAATGACTTCAATTCTCTAAATAGGGTTTGTACTTTGTATCATCATATGTACATAAAACTAGAAACGTCAGGAAGAGAatagtgtgtgtagtgtgtaaaatgtgtgtgtttgcttgTCTTGCCCTGGGTGGAGTCTCTCAGGGTGATCCTAAGCTCCTCGCCACTGTCCAGAATCTCCCGTTGTGCCTGCAGTGCAACATTCTGCGCTTCAATCAGGTCCTCAGCCATCTGCTTGGTTGACTCAAGCTGTTCCACAACACCTGCAGAGCTCTCTGTCAACCTTAAACACCCACAGACATCCACCAAAGGTTCATTTCTTGAAGTCATGTGTCctttgaattattgatttatataaTAGCCTTTATCTTACAATGGGGAGAATTGTCCATTCAAGGCAGGgttggccaagtccagtcctcgagagtctgttttccatatctccctcctctaccacaccttaattaaatgatcaactcatcagcaagctgtccagaagcttcatatcgatcccaattatttgattcaggtgtgttggtggagggggacatggaaaacagaccggataggggATCTCGGGGACTGAACTTGGCCATCCCTGGTTTAAGGAGACAAACCTAATGGCAGAGATGGCCTTGTTAATTTTAGAATCTTGTGGCATTCTGGAAAATGttggaattttcattttcaaataactTGCCTAACAGTACACATCTCAAGACACACTTCCTGATTTGCTTCTTGGATGTCTTAACTAACTCAATGGATCCCATCACCCACAAAAGTCCAGGGTCTCAATCGTTATCACATCACACTGACCTGTGCATTGTGTTTTCAGCTCGGTTATGCCAGGCTTCCGACTGAAGGAAGTGACAAATGGCGTGGGCGTGCGTGAAGAACTCTGTATAAGTATTGAAGGCCACATTGTCCATGGAAACGGTGCACTTGCTGACCTCTGACCCCTCAGGGCAAACTGGGAATTTCCTGCCCGAGCTGAAACACAGAGTTCAAATTTGATGGTTTCTTTCATTCGTTTTCTTAAACacaagggtcgcaaggggttctggagcctatcccagctaactacaggcaagtgggtgacaccctgaatcggaggGCAGCCAATCGTAGAGCACAAGGAAACAGAAAACCATGGCCACACTAGGGACAACTTATTTGGGTCAACCAACTTAGCATGGTCGAGCTGTAAGAATTAAAAAGGGAAAGTGAAGCAGTAAATCAGTGAACCTGGTTTTACACTATAGTTTATCAGGATTTTTATTAGTTTATTTCCACACGTTTTTAATTCCATCAGATACCTGATTAAAACCTAACTGTAAGGATTAAAAAGGGAAGTTAAAGCAGTAAATCATTGTAACTGATATACCATTCGGAAGGAACGTTAACGACAAGAAGTGTTCTCACCTGCTTAGGTGACAGTGTGTGAATTTGAGCGCGAGGAGGCCTTGGGACTCTGACGTCATGTCCACACATTGCATGTCCACCTCTTCCAATGCACGTGCCCAACACTCGCcatatttggaattttttgcTAGGCTGCGAATGCGCCTCAGCTCTACGTGACCCCACTCGATGTCCTGGGCCGGTTCGCCAAATCCAGTGGGAAGCAGCAGCAGAACAGACAATAGCAGCACAGATGACGCCATGCAAGTCACCAACTTCCTGTGCCAACAGCTCAACCAATCACAGAGCTTCATTTGAACCCTGTTAAATATCAAGACAGTTTTGTATTTATGAACAATGTAATCATAAAAAGAATATCTATAAATGTGTCACAAAAGACATGAgaataattaatgtaacatatcctccaaacattaaaacaaaattaaacgaTTGTTGCCAGGCCTCCAGTCAAATTTAATTGGACATCACCACTGATGGCAGTTAAAACTGATGACTCAACACCAACTTTTCATGTTGAAATAGATTTAATCCCTATAACTGTCAATTTAAGTAAATGAGTTGATGGCtacaatgaacaaaataatccaaaggtATAAGGATTTTAGTATACGTAAATACTTGTATTTACACGACATTTACTTGTTTCAACAGGATTTTGACCCTTCACCTAATGGAGAGGTGCTTTTTAAGTGAGTAGATCCATCTAGTGTGAAAGATGAAAAGTGCAATGTAGGCTGCATTTAAGCCTCTACTACGGGTCATATTCaacaatattttcatcatttgctgccAGCAAATAAAAACTGGGCAGCAGGCCGGAGTTAGCCAGCAGTTTATAAACTCCTGGTAAGGCCACAGTTGTCCCGTGGGCTGTAGTGCTGACCCCCTTGCAACATGGAACAGTATTCTCAGTTTGATATAACATCGCAAGTAAGCAACAATGGGGTCCTACAAATGACTAACATCTATGTACATAATGCATAAGTCGAGGTCATATCCACAACATATTTAGCACTTACCTTTTCTGGTAACCATAAAGACAAGTCCTTAGTTGTCATGAGTTTCTGACTTAAAACCTTCTTCCCTGGTAGCGTCGGAGAAAATCAAAGACTGTGATGGGTAGATAACAATATCACAGAAGATGAAAGGTATGAAAGGTAACTGACACTCAATCTGGTTCCGCCTCTATGGCAAGAGGCCTGTATCAAAATATAGTTAATGAACAAATAGTGAATGATGACAAACGggtgactggcgaccagtctagggtgtaatctgcctttcaCCCTGAATAAGAAGAGATAGGCTCCTGTAatgtacagaagatgaatgaataaatgaagcaAATGAGTAACTTTTTTCTATGAACTCTATTGAAATAATATAGGTAGTCTGATAGAGGAAACATAATTTTGGAATGAATTGGATAACCAGAAAGGATATGGACTAaatagttatccaatctaataaCTTTACTCATCCCGTATTTAAGATATGCACACAAAATAAGATTGTTTGATGGAGAGATAAAAATCTGTCTTTAATCTAGATAGAAATGTTATcctattataatatttttagtCTCATAGGA is from Stigmatopora nigra isolate UIUO_SnigA chromosome 1, RoL_Snig_1.1, whole genome shotgun sequence and encodes:
- the dtx3 gene encoding putative E3 ubiquitin-protein ligase DTX3 isoform X1, producing MGSQVSSDEMSVRAGQGSDEVLVSQAVWDYLAAAGRPWLLDFQHKQGMNAGIVRRGERGGCCAVRLQPALGASPAGVADARVSTETRKAFIDLCRCARKEMSKQDGGPKRKRTLLPWRGELESNDEGGPIQVAAQPPPRRSQRQQQKFRKSADEEALSVLHEATHRIDCAATSHNDPDDDDAASCSICMGDIVDKSTLEKCGHSFCRNCLDQAFKVKKACPVCRLVYGQLIGNQPANGTMIVERDSTLHLPGHEAYGCICIIYSFPAGLQAPEHPNPGVRYPGTDRLAYLPDSPDGNRVLGLLRRAFEQRLTFTVGTSMTTGLQNVITWNDIHHKTLIWGGPRCFGYPDPTYLVRVTEELREKGITAD
- the dtx3 gene encoding putative E3 ubiquitin-protein ligase DTX3 isoform X2, which codes for MSVRAGQGSDEVLVSQAVWDYLAAAGRPWLLDFQHKQGMNAGIVRRGERGGCCAVRLQPALGASPAGVADARVSTETRKAFIDLCRCARKEMSKQDGGPKRKRTLLPWRGELESNDEGGPIQVAAQPPPRRSQRQQQKFRKSADEEALSVLHEATHRIDCAATSHNDPDDDDAASCSICMGDIVDKSTLEKCGHSFCRNCLDQAFKVKKACPVCRLVYGQLIGNQPANGTMIVERDSTLHLPGHEAYGCICIIYSFPAGLQAPEHPNPGVRYPGTDRLAYLPDSPDGNRVLGLLRRAFEQRLTFTVGTSMTTGLQNVITWNDIHHKTLIWGGPRCFGYPDPTYLVRVTEELREKGITAD
- the LOC144200867 gene encoding uncharacterized protein LOC144200867, producing MKLCDWLSCWHRKLVTCMASSVLLLSVLLLLPTGFGEPAQDIEWGHVELRRIRSLAKNSKYGECWARALEEVDMQCVDMTSESQGLLALKFTHCHLSSSGRKFPVCPEGSEVSKCTVSMDNVAFNTYTEFFTHAHAICHFLQSEAWHNRAENTMHRLTESSAGVVEQLESTKQMAEDLIEAQNVALQAQREILDSGEELRITLRDSTQGLRSMFSELSIVSKEQQVALSELFTRVSFLQNFLMMEAHSITSCLYNAAALFASFLLTSTQRSSKARFSLMALVGLNFYTERKIYQFVTTSDYPEHKHMEMVSFYVTILRKFMVAVAVLLLLWVCMRYIDPNQQSLLVLKQLQETQCRLQETLQKAESFGQIKQTEEPQLQVKVGRKQTLVKKEINEEEGSTLVSPSTDVSDQAHLSIIGWSSDSLQRSTLVTTVGDMSVQPIITHDASASPARYSRRRSTYSASSPVVYSILVEDKQVDQVHPRYSLRSRKSHNF